TCGCTGCTTCTCACCACGTCCGCGACCGTCGACGCCGTCGTCCTGAAGTCGTACTACAGTCATGGTCTCTCGTTCCGTCGAATACGACAGTTCACTTGGCCGTCGACAGTCCCCGCCAATGAGGGTATTGATCTCGGCAGCAGCGGCCGCGAGTCACGAGGTCTTTGGTGACACGACACGAGTCGAATCGTATGCCGACCGTCCGCATCCTGAGCACCGGTGGAACGATCGCGAGTACGGGAGACGACTCGAGCGACGGCGAATCGGGAAAAACCCCCTCGGTCGCGGGAGACGAACTCGTCGAGGCCGTTCCCGAACTCGCCGACTACGCGGACGTCGAGGCCGAAGAGATCTGTCAGCTCTCCGGGTTCCAGATGGACGAGCCGAACGCGACGGCGGTCGTCGATGCAATCGAGGACGCCGAGGACATCGACGGAATCGTCGTCACCCACGGGACCGACACGATGGCCGAGGCAGCCTACTACCGCGACGTCGTCGGCGAACGCGACCTGCCGGTCGTCTACACCGGCGCGCAGCGACCGTTCGACCAGCTCGGCACCGATGGCCCAGCCAATCTCGTCACTGCAGTCCGAGCCGTTACACACGAGCAGTTCCGTGATGCCGGCGGCACCTACCTCGCGTTCAACGATCACGTCCATGCCGCCCGCTGGGTCGTCAAGAGTCACACGAGCAAACTCGAGACGTTCGAGTCCCCGACCGCAGGCCCGATCGCCGAACTGACCCCGAACGGCCTTCGATTCCTTCGAGAACCGGGCAGCTACACGGAACCGATCCCCGGCGCTCGTCTCGACCCCGACGTCCGCGTCGAAATCGTCACGAACGCCCTGGGCGTCGACGGTCGGCAGGTCGACCGCGCACTCGAGGACGATGTCGACGGCTTCGTTCTCGCTGGAACCGGGCTGGGGAACGCGACTTCCGATCTCGGCGCAGCGCTCGAACGAGCGGTCGAGGACGGGGTTCCGGTGGTCCAGACCTCGCGGTGTCACGACGGGGCGACCGCTGGACTCTACGGCGGCCCCGGCGGTGGAGCGACGCTACTCGAGGCTGGTGCGGTCTCCGGCGGCGACCTCCCGCCCTGGAAAGCACGGCTGCGAACCGCGCTCGCACTCTCCCTCACAGACGAGGGAGAGTCGGGAACGGCCCTCGAGCGAGTCGAGGCCGCGTTCGAAGACGTCGCCCCCTTCGGACGGTCGTAGGGGGCCTTCGGAGGACCGGAAGCTACAGGGCGGCTCTCTCCGTTCGCGATTGTGTGACACGAACCGTCGACGACCTCCGGAACGAGATTCGCGTCGCCGTCGGTCGATACGAGCGTATCGAATCGACCGGTTTCACGAAAGAATCCCTCGCTGCGATCTGTGACGCCCTGGACCACGACGTCGAAACGAATCCCTTCCCACCGAAAGCAGAGATGCGCGCAGGCATCCGCTCGAAGGTCGACGATCTGGACGACGATCCGGACAGCGCCGACCGCCCGTTTCGGAAAGCCGAACTCGAGACGCTCGAGGCGACGCTTCGCGACGAGTCGCAGTAACGGTCGTCGAGATGCCGTGGGAGGACTGCCGCTCGGCCCCCGCTCCCGCGAACGCACCGTTTTTGGCCCTGTCCTCAGTAGAGCCCAGTATGGATCTCACACATCGTCCGCGACGGCTCCGACAGGACGGCGTTCGCGGGCTCGTCAGCGAGACGAGCCTCGAGCCGACGGATCTCATCGCCCCGGTGTTCGTCGACGCGACGGCCGACGAGCGAGTCGCGATCGAGTCGATGCCCGGCCACGAGCGCGTGCCACTCGAGGAAGCTGTTTCCCGCGTCGAGGAAGTCCTCGAGACCGGAGTCGAGGCCGTGATGCTGTTCGGGATTCCGGAATCGAAAGACGCCGACGGAAGCCGTGCCTGGGCCGAGGACGGCGTGATCCAGGAGGCGACCCGTCGTATCACCGCCGAGACCGACGCCTACGTCGTCACCGACGTCTGTCTCTGCGAGTACACCGAACACGGTCACTGTGGGACGCTCGAGGACGGACTTGACTCCCACGACGCAGAGCCAACGACGACCGTCGACAACGACGCCACCCTCGAGAGCCTCGAGCGGATCGCCATCTCTCACGCCGAGGCGGGCGCGGACATGGTCGCGCCGAGCGGGATGATGGACGGGATGGTCGGAGCGATCCGATCGGCACTCGACCGCGAGGGGTACGAGCACGTCCCGATCATGAGCTACGCCGCCAAGTACGAGAGCGCGTTCTACGGCCCGTTCCGGGACGCCGCCGACGGCGCGCCCGCCTTCGGAAATCGGCGTCACTACCAGATGGATCCCGCGAACGCACGCGAGGCGATGCGCGAGGTCCGACTCGACGCCGAACAGGGCGCGGACGTGCTGATGGTCAAACCCGCGCTGCCGTATCTGGATATCGTGCGCGACCTCCGCCGAGAGTTCGACCACCCCGTCGCCGCCTACAACGTCTCCGGCGAGTACGCCATGCTCCACGCCGCCGCCGAGAAGGGCTGGCTCGACCTCGAGGCAGTCGCACTCGAGTCCCTTTTGTCGATCAAACGTGCGGGCGCGGACCTGATCCTCACGTACTTCGCCGAGGACGTGGCGACGCGGCTGTAGCGTCTCTCTTTTTTTACGAACGTCCATCGACGCCGATAGCCAACGAGCGTGTGGCAATATCTGCCGCGCGCGAGGCATTCACTCGATTTTCCGGGGGAGAAACGACGAAAATCGGAATAGAACGCGCTCGAGAACCGGGGAAGACGGTAGACGAACGAACAATAGCGACGTGTTTTCGGGAAAGATCATCGAACCCAATCACCTTATACAAATTAAATCGCCTCTAGACTTTGACGAAGTAACCTATTACAGAAGGAATTTGGACGAACACCAACGCTAATCCTTATATTGGGTAAGTCCATGGCAGTCAAACGTGATTCGGAACA
This portion of the Natronobacterium texcoconense genome encodes:
- a CDS encoding asparaginase — encoded protein: MPTVRILSTGGTIASTGDDSSDGESGKTPSVAGDELVEAVPELADYADVEAEEICQLSGFQMDEPNATAVVDAIEDAEDIDGIVVTHGTDTMAEAAYYRDVVGERDLPVVYTGAQRPFDQLGTDGPANLVTAVRAVTHEQFRDAGGTYLAFNDHVHAARWVVKSHTSKLETFESPTAGPIAELTPNGLRFLREPGSYTEPIPGARLDPDVRVEIVTNALGVDGRQVDRALEDDVDGFVLAGTGLGNATSDLGAALERAVEDGVPVVQTSRCHDGATAGLYGGPGGGATLLEAGAVSGGDLPPWKARLRTALALSLTDEGESGTALERVEAAFEDVAPFGRS
- the hemB gene encoding porphobilinogen synthase produces the protein MDLTHRPRRLRQDGVRGLVSETSLEPTDLIAPVFVDATADERVAIESMPGHERVPLEEAVSRVEEVLETGVEAVMLFGIPESKDADGSRAWAEDGVIQEATRRITAETDAYVVTDVCLCEYTEHGHCGTLEDGLDSHDAEPTTTVDNDATLESLERIAISHAEAGADMVAPSGMMDGMVGAIRSALDREGYEHVPIMSYAAKYESAFYGPFRDAADGAPAFGNRRHYQMDPANAREAMREVRLDAEQGADVLMVKPALPYLDIVRDLRREFDHPVAAYNVSGEYAMLHAAAEKGWLDLEAVALESLLSIKRAGADLILTYFAEDVATRL